The following proteins are co-located in the Pomacea canaliculata isolate SZHN2017 linkage group LG8, ASM307304v1, whole genome shotgun sequence genome:
- the LOC112571033 gene encoding putative leucine-rich repeat-containing protein DDB_G0290503 — translation MLHGLPDITRRSSSDGASPIAMTHNPTMSNKSRGQQPKRRALDSDSDDTDAKTLWKHAVRAPDVQGLLRKVEDMELRLEELENLIGLQRMDSEKRQQQKKELEQSRQEIAELRKQLQEAMVTLETRNKELQDTQKKVETLTNQSTADRHKIDRLENENKKLQQLVGELENKLNDRIKKIGKLERQLSDVQRELNQTHTRVNSLETGLQQLQQNFAALVAGTLPTSSTTPEKPSPRQPLASLGLPPIAIPASMQNQSNRGGQAMNFPPK, via the exons ATGCTGCACGGACTACCTGACATCACCCGCCGCTCTTCCTCCGACGGAGCTAGCCCCATAGCGATGACCCATAACCCCACCATGTCCAacaagtcacgtggtcagcaGCCCAAGCGGCGGGCGTTGGACAGCGACAGCGACGACACAGATGCAAAG ACTCTGTGGAAGCATGCAGTGCGGGCACCGGACGTGCAAGGTCTGTTGCGGAAGGTGGAGGACATGGAGCTGCGGTTGGAGGAGCTCGAGAACCTCATCGGACTGCAGAGGATGGACTCCGAAAAGCGACAGCAGCAGAAG AAAGAGCTGGAACAGTCTCGACAGGAGATTGCAGAGCTGCGCAAACAGCTGCAGGAAGCCATGGTTACCCTGGAGACGCGAAACAAAGAGTTGCAGGACACGCAGAAGAAAGTGGAGACACTGACCAACCAGTCCACTGCAGACAGACATAAAATTGACCGACTAGAG AACGAGAACAAGAAGCTGCAGCAGCTGGTCGGGGAGCTGGAGAACAAGCTGAACGATCGCATCAAGAAGATCGGGAAGCTGGAGCGGCAACTGAGCGACGTGCAGCGCGAACTCAACCAGACGCACACCAGGGTCAACAGCCTGGAGACCGgcctgcagcagctgcagcaaaaTTTTGCAGCACTCGTCGCCGGCACCTTGCCGACCTCGTCCACGACCCCCGAAAAACCCAGTCCACGCCAACCATTAGCTTCTCTGGGACTTCCACCGATTGCTATTCCTGCTTCCATGCAGAATCAGAGCAACAGAGGAGGGCAAGCAATGAATTTTCCACCAAAATAA